The genomic region CTTATGTGTCTCCACAAGGGGAAATTTTGAAAAGCAATAATTTCCCGTGGAAGATTAAAAAAACAAAAAATAAAGATGGCAATGCTGTTTATATTATTGATGGTAGACAAGGTGATGCTACTGCAGTGTCGGTGTATCCTTATAAAGATTATACCATAAATAATACATATTCAGGATTGGCAATTGAATTTACTTTTCCAGAAGAAAAGATATCTAATTTTAGAATAGAATTAAAATATTAAAAATAAGATTTTGGAAATCCGCGTAATCAGTGATTTTAAAAATATTATTACACCACGAAGAATCGAAGAAGCACGAAGAAAAATATAATTAAATAAAAATAAAAAAACTTCGTGTCCTTCGTGAACTTCGTGGTGAAAAGGTTTTTTCGTTATGGTTCAATTTATATTAGGCAGAAGCGGGACAGGCAAGACAACGCTTTGTATAAAGCAGATAGTGGAAAGTCTGTTAAATAACAAAACCCCCACCGCGGGGGTGGGGGCTAAACAAAATAATTTGGTTTTTCTTGTGCCGGAGCAGGCGACATATCAGGCTGAACGGGCGATTCTCTCTGACGACAGGCTTAAAGGCTACAGCCGACTGCACGTTTTGTCTTTTCAAAGGCTCTGTTATTTAATCTTCGGCAAAAACCTTGCCGCAAGGCCGCTGACTACACAAGCCAGAGATATGATTGTCCACAGACTGCTTTGTGAGAATGCTGAAAAGTTATCGATTTTTTCTCCCATAGCTTCTGCGGGCCTTGCAAGCGCAATTGCCGAGCTGCAGCAGTTCGGCAAATCTCCTGACGATGTTGACAGGCTTATTGGGCAGCTTAAAAGTTCTTCAGAATTAACAGCCGGCAAACTTTCCGATATTAATTTAATTTATAGACAATATCTTGCCTTTGTAGAAGGCAATTTTTTAAATAATGATAATCAATTAAATCTTGCCAAAGATGCTGTTGCCGGCACGCCATTTTTGAAAGATTGTCTATTATGGGTTGACGGCTTTGCGGGCTTTACTACTTCTGAATCGCTTTTACTGACGGAACTTTTAAAGGTTTGTGCATCGTCAAAGATAGCAATGTGTCTCGACCCTGCCGTAATAGAGAATGATTATACCGGTATTTTCGAGCCGACGGCGAAAACTTATGCCGACCTGCTCTCCCTGATTAAATCTCTTAAACTGTCGGTTGAAAAACCTGTTATTTTGAATCAGCCGGCGCGTTTCAGGGAGTCGAAGGCGCTGGCTCATCTTGAAAAGAATATTTTCAGTTTTGACGATGTGCCGCCGATTTCGTGCGGCAGGGATATAAAGATTACTGCCTGCGCAAAGACAAGGCTCGAAGTTGATTACGTTGCGCGGCAGATTTGCTCTCTCGTTAGGGACAAAGGTTTCCGCTGGCACGATTGCGCCGTTATCGCCTCCGATATCGAACAGTATCGTCATTTCATACATGCGATTTTTTCCGATTTCGATATACCTTTCTTTATCGACCGCAGGCGCGATTTGCAGCAATACCCGGCCGTTGAGTTAATAACAAGCGCTCTGAAAATCGCAACAGACAGATTTACTACTAACGATGTAATAAATTATCTAAAGAGCGACCTTGCCGCGGTAAGCCGTGATGAGGCTGACCGGCTTGAAAATTACTGTCTCGCCTTTGGAGTTGAAGGAAAAGACTGGCTCGCCGGCGTGGCGTGGGATTTTGCACCGGCAAATGATGAAGATTTCAATAATGCAAAAATCAACCGGATACGCGGCAAAGCGGCGGAACATCTTTTGCAGTTCAGGACTTTGCTGCAAAATAGCGGGCAGGTTTCGGCAGAGCAGTTTTGCAGTGAGCTTTTTAATTTTCTTGAAAATCTAAATACAAGAGGTCAGTTACAGGCCTGGACCAAGTCCGCTTTAGAGGCCGGCAGGCTCGACGAGGCGCAGCTCCATCAGCAGTTTTTCGCACAGTTTACGCAGTTGATGGACGATTTTGTTTTTATTTTCAAAAACGCCTCTTTTACTGTGAAGCAATATGCCGCGATAATCAGTTCGGCTTTTTCCCAGATGACGGTGGCGTTGATTCCGCCTGCGATCGACCAGGTTCTTGTCGGCTCGATTGAGAGAAGCCGGCATCCCGATTTGAAAGCCGTTTTTCTTATCGGTGCAACTCAGCAGCAGTTTCCCGTTCCGGTTTATTACGATAATATTCTAAACGATAATGACCGCAGGGTTACTTGCGATACTGGTTTTGAACTGTCGCGTACCGGCTCATCGCAGCTTATCGAACGCAGATACCTCGCCTATATCGCCTTTACACGTCCGAGCCGGTTTTTAAATATTACATATCCTTTGGCCGATGAAAAGGGTTCTGAAATTCAGCCCAGTTTTCTCGTCAGCCAGTTAAAATCATTATTTACCGATCTTCGCGAAGAAAAATATTTCAGCGGTTCTGCTTTTGAAAATTTGTGCAGCGTTTCCGATTTAACGTCTCTGCTTGCCCAGCGTCTCGGAAGGGACAATTTATCGCCTGACGATTCGCTCGATGCAAAATGTAAATGGCTGCTCGATAATCTCTCCCGTGTCATTCCCGCGCAAGCGGGAATCCAGATTAAATCCGCAATTAACTATGATAATACCGCAAGGCTTGAAAGTTCGCCTAGCTGCGATATTCTTTCCACGAGCGCGACGAAACTGAAATCTTTTGCGAGTTGTCCTTATCAGTATTTCGCAAAACATATCCTCAGACTTAGAGAAAGACGGATTTTCGAATTAGAGCCTTTCAGTCTCGGCCTTTTCTTTCACAAGGTTCTTGAAATATTATTTAATAATCTCAAAAGTATCGAACACAGTCTTTCTGAAGATGACTCTGATTTAATCGAAGCTCTTACCGGCCGGGCGGTTGAAAAACTTCTTATTGAGGACTCATTTCTGAAAAGTTTCAATGCGAGAACAAGGCATAATAGTTTTATTGTCCTTTCAGCCGCACAGATGGTTAAGGATGCCGTACGGGAATTTTCCAGGATTGCCTCGGCAGGCAGTTTCACGCAGATTGCGTCTGAAATGGGTTTTGGCGACAAATCTTCTATGCCTGCAATTGAACTTAAATTGCCCGACGGCAGATGTATTCATATCGAAGGCAAAATCGACAGGGTAGATGCTGCTTCTCGAGCCGGGGCGAATTATTGTATGGTGGTCGATTACAAAACCTCCGAAACCAAAATTGTCTGGTCACTGTTTAATGCCGGTCTTGATTTGCAGCTTCCGATTTATCTTCTTGCGATACGAAATCAGACCGTTGAAAAATATAAAAATCTTATTCCGTTGGGCGCGTTTTATTTTCAGATTCAGACATTCGCCAAATCATCTGAATTTAATGACATCGAGGGAAAATCCGAAAAAATCAGAAGAAAGCCGAAAGGGATTTTCAACGGCGAACATTTTAGTCTTTTAGACGGCAAAACCCAAACCGGCTACAGCCCGTTTTATAGTTTCAGGATAACACAAAAAGAAAAACAGTTCGGCGGTTATGCGACAAGTTCGCTTTTGACCGATGAACATTTTTCAACAGTGCTGTCTTTCGCAGAAAACAAGCTCAAAGAACTGGGCGGCAGGATACTTTCCGGCGAAATAGATGTAAAGCCTTACAGGTTCGGAAAAGAAACGGCTTGTACGCGTTGTCCGTATAAATCTCTTTGCCGGTTCGACTGGCAGATAAACGATTATGCTCAGGTTAAGAAAATTTCCAAAACAGAATTTTTTGAAGCAATTTAATGAACTGGACCAAAGGACAAAAACAGGCTATCGAGTCGCAAAGCGGCGATATAACCGTTGCCGCCTCGGCAGGCACGGGCAAAACGACCGTGCTTTCTCAGCGGGCGGTCAGGATACTTGGTCTGCCGGAGTTGTGTCCGGAGATTGGCGATATTCTCGTTTTGACTTTTACCGAATCGGCCGCGGGCGAAATGAATCAGAGGATAGCCCAGAAATTACGGGACGCGGCGTATCAAACCAGGAACGCTCACCTTCGTAAACAGCTTTTGATGCTCGACAGCGCCGACATAAGCACCATTCATTCATTTTGCCGGCGTATTATTGCCCAGAATTTTCATCGTCTAAACCTTAATCCCGCGTTCAGGGTGATGGATGCCGACGAAAGTAAACTTATAAAAACGGAAATTCTCCAGCAGGTTATCGAACAGGCATGGGCCGATATGGCGCAGGGTATGGGCCAGCTTTTGCAGGGCAGGGCGGTATCGAATCCGAAACAAAACTTTTTAAATTGTATTATCGAAATCAGCAATTTTCTCGATTCTGTTGTTTCGCGTCAAAACTGGTTCGACAGGGCGATTGTTTTAAACGATGCGGTGATTTCTGTTTCTTCCGATGCCGTTAAGAATCAAAAACAGATTATTCTCGACAAGCTCAGGACGTTTAAAGAACAATTCGAATGGTCGTTAAAACTCGATGAGAAAATCACCAATGGTCATTGGAAGCCGCAAATAGAAGGGCAGTGTCTGGCGGTAATTCTGCTGGCGATAGATTTTCTGGAGAAAGACGATTTAACAGCCTTTATCGAACTTCTAAATAGTTTCGATGGTTTCAGGTGGGATGACAAACCAAAGGGTCTTGACGGCCAAATCAGAGAGTTTATTTTATCGCCCGCGATAAAAGCGATTAAAGATTTTAAATATCTTTCGTCACTTGCAATATTGAACTCCGATTACGCCGGTCTTATCGCAGGCGGCTGTTCTGTTCAGACAAAGGTTTTGATTGAGCTTGTCAAAAGATTCGACCTCGCCTATCAGCAGCGGAAGCAAGAGCTTGGCAGCGTTGATTTTGCCGACCTTGAACGGTATATGCTGAAGCTGCTGTCAGAAAACGGCGATATCGACAGCAATAAACCTTCCGATATCGCCCTGACATTGCAAAAGAGGTACAAGTATATTTTTGTAGATGAGTACCAGGATATAAATCCTGTCCAGCAGAG from Phycisphaerae bacterium harbors:
- a CDS encoding PD-(D/E)XK nuclease family protein, yielding MVQFILGRSGTGKTTLCIKQIVESLLNNKTPTAGVGAKQNNLVFLVPEQATYQAERAILSDDRLKGYSRLHVLSFQRLCYLIFGKNLAARPLTTQARDMIVHRLLCENAEKLSIFSPIASAGLASAIAELQQFGKSPDDVDRLIGQLKSSSELTAGKLSDINLIYRQYLAFVEGNFLNNDNQLNLAKDAVAGTPFLKDCLLWVDGFAGFTTSESLLLTELLKVCASSKIAMCLDPAVIENDYTGIFEPTAKTYADLLSLIKSLKLSVEKPVILNQPARFRESKALAHLEKNIFSFDDVPPISCGRDIKITACAKTRLEVDYVARQICSLVRDKGFRWHDCAVIASDIEQYRHFIHAIFSDFDIPFFIDRRRDLQQYPAVELITSALKIATDRFTTNDVINYLKSDLAAVSRDEADRLENYCLAFGVEGKDWLAGVAWDFAPANDEDFNNAKINRIRGKAAEHLLQFRTLLQNSGQVSAEQFCSELFNFLENLNTRGQLQAWTKSALEAGRLDEAQLHQQFFAQFTQLMDDFVFIFKNASFTVKQYAAIISSAFSQMTVALIPPAIDQVLVGSIERSRHPDLKAVFLIGATQQQFPVPVYYDNILNDNDRRVTCDTGFELSRTGSSQLIERRYLAYIAFTRPSRFLNITYPLADEKGSEIQPSFLVSQLKSLFTDLREEKYFSGSAFENLCSVSDLTSLLAQRLGRDNLSPDDSLDAKCKWLLDNLSRVIPAQAGIQIKSAINYDNTARLESSPSCDILSTSATKLKSFASCPYQYFAKHILRLRERRIFELEPFSLGLFFHKVLEILFNNLKSIEHSLSEDDSDLIEALTGRAVEKLLIEDSFLKSFNARTRHNSFIVLSAAQMVKDAVREFSRIASAGSFTQIASEMGFGDKSSMPAIELKLPDGRCIHIEGKIDRVDAASRAGANYCMVVDYKTSETKIVWSLFNAGLDLQLPIYLLAIRNQTVEKYKNLIPLGAFYFQIQTFAKSSEFNDIEGKSEKIRRKPKGIFNGEHFSLLDGKTQTGYSPFYSFRITQKEKQFGGYATSSLLTDEHFSTVLSFAENKLKELGGRILSGEIDVKPYRFGKETACTRCPYKSLCRFDWQINDYAQVKKISKTEFFEAI